A region of bacterium DNA encodes the following proteins:
- a CDS encoding glutamate synthase subunit beta, which produces MAKPTGFLEEKRENVTYRDRKERIGDFKQVMNTIPVEQLTAQASRCMDCGIPFCSNPNSGRGGCPLGNIIPDWNDLVYRGKWEEAISRLHSTNNFPEFTGSICPAPCEAGCVLGINDDPVTIKNIEFKIVSEGWDRGYIKPAIPEKRSGKSVAVVGSGPAGLAAAQQLARAGHTVTVFEKNDRIGGLLRYGIPEFKMEKWIIDRRLEQMKEEGVSFQTGVEVGKDLTAADLRKNFDAVLLTMGAEQPRDLPVEGRELEGVHFAMDFLPQATKRVHGDQLPPEDDILAGGKNVVVLGGGDTGSDCVGTSHRQGASSVTSIELLEEPPHGKNPSTPWPMWPMIARGSSSHDEGGTRKYAMMTKRFSGANGRIEKLHGVQVRFGDPDESGRPVMEEVEGSEFELDADLVLLALGFLGPVQSGLIEDLGLKLDPRGNIEANVEDYRTSEPGVFAAGDCRRGQSLVVWAQSEGREAARAVDTYLMGESRLQSRNTVGNFPG; this is translated from the coding sequence ATGGCGAAGCCCACCGGATTCCTCGAAGAGAAGCGAGAGAACGTCACCTACCGCGACCGCAAGGAGCGGATCGGCGACTTCAAGCAGGTGATGAACACGATCCCCGTGGAGCAGCTGACGGCCCAGGCCTCCCGCTGCATGGACTGCGGGATTCCGTTCTGCAGCAACCCGAACAGCGGACGCGGCGGGTGCCCCCTCGGCAACATCATTCCGGACTGGAACGACCTCGTGTACCGCGGGAAGTGGGAGGAGGCGATCAGCCGGCTCCACTCGACGAACAACTTTCCGGAGTTCACCGGCTCGATCTGCCCTGCGCCCTGTGAGGCGGGCTGTGTGCTCGGAATCAACGACGACCCGGTGACGATCAAGAACATCGAGTTCAAGATCGTGAGCGAGGGCTGGGACCGTGGCTACATCAAGCCGGCCATTCCGGAGAAGCGGAGCGGAAAGTCGGTCGCCGTCGTCGGTTCCGGCCCGGCGGGGCTCGCTGCGGCTCAGCAGCTCGCTCGCGCGGGCCACACGGTCACCGTCTTCGAGAAGAACGACCGGATCGGTGGGCTGCTCCGCTACGGGATCCCCGAATTCAAGATGGAGAAGTGGATCATCGATCGCCGCCTCGAGCAGATGAAGGAGGAGGGGGTCTCCTTCCAGACCGGGGTCGAGGTCGGCAAGGACCTGACCGCCGCGGATCTGCGCAAGAACTTCGATGCGGTCCTGCTCACGATGGGCGCCGAGCAGCCCCGCGACCTGCCGGTCGAGGGACGCGAGCTCGAGGGCGTCCACTTCGCGATGGATTTCCTCCCCCAGGCGACCAAGCGGGTCCACGGGGACCAGCTGCCGCCGGAGGACGACATCCTCGCGGGTGGCAAGAACGTGGTCGTCCTCGGGGGCGGCGACACGGGCTCGGATTGTGTGGGGACGAGCCATCGCCAGGGTGCGAGCTCGGTGACGTCGATCGAGCTCCTCGAGGAACCGCCGCATGGCAAGAACCCGTCCACGCCGTGGCCGATGTGGCCGATGATCGCCCGCGGCTCCAGCTCTCACGACGAGGGCGGCACCCGCAAGTACGCGATGATGACGAAGCGATTCTCGGGGGCGAATGGCCGCATCGAGAAGCTCCATGGCGTCCAGGTGCGCTTCGGCGACCCGGACGAGTCGGGCCGGCCCGTCATGGAAGAGGTCGAGGGCAGCGAGTTCGAGCTGGATGCCGACCTCGTCCTGCTCGCTCTGGGCTTTCTCGGTCCGGTTCAGTCGGGTCTCATCGAGGACCTGGGGCTCAAGCTCGATCCGCGTGGCAACATCGAAGCGAACGTCGAGGACTACCGGACGTCGGAGCCGGGGGTTTTCGCCGCGGGCGACTGCCGGCGCGGACAGAGTCTCGTCGTCTGGGCCCAGTCCGAAGGCCGGGAGGCCGCCCGAGCGGTCGACACCTACCTGATG